One Lepus europaeus isolate LE1 chromosome 7, mLepTim1.pri, whole genome shotgun sequence DNA segment encodes these proteins:
- the LOC133763843 gene encoding small ribosomal subunit protein eS10-like, which translates to MKEQFVWRHFYWYLTNEGIQYLQDYLHLPPEIVPATADLRPAGLGPKVWRGSGPHRRGSRQRYFQTSAVPPGADKKAEAGAGSATEFQSRGRFGLGRGQPPQ; encoded by the coding sequence ATGAAGGAACAGTTCGTGTGGAGACACTTTTACTGGTACCTTACCAATGAGGGCATCCAGTATCTCCAGGACTACCTTCACCTGCCCCCCGAGATCGTGCCTGCCACAGCCGACCTGAGACCGGCAGGCCTAGGCCCAAAGGTCTGGAGGGGGAGTGGCCCTCACAGGAGGGGAAGCCGACAGAGATACTTTCAGACAAGTGCTGTGCCCCCTGGTGCCGACAAGAAAgccgaggctggggctgggtcagcaaCTGAATTCCAGTCTAGAGGCAGATTTGGTCTTGGACGTGGTCAGCCACCCCAGTAA